One genomic region from Sphingobacterium multivorum encodes:
- a CDS encoding Crp/Fnr family transcriptional regulator — MEDKYNLLKEHIEKVVVLTEYEFALVKACFIQRQYRKSECIFREGDTVNYIYFVLSGLLKFYYTDGDAKQHIVSFAMEDWWETDVSAFYTGGNASFTLECLENTELLCLSLENFERLCNRLQKMERFFLRKSIAGHIGSQQRILSFLTSGAKERYEQLIKRNPALLQRIPKLLLASYLGVSRETLSRLFS; from the coding sequence ATGGAAGATAAATATAATCTGTTAAAAGAACATATAGAGAAAGTCGTTGTACTTACTGAATATGAATTTGCCTTGGTAAAAGCATGTTTTATTCAACGGCAGTATAGAAAGTCGGAATGTATTTTTAGGGAGGGAGATACCGTAAACTATATTTACTTTGTATTGTCTGGCCTTCTTAAATTTTATTATACAGACGGTGACGCTAAGCAACATATTGTTTCGTTTGCAATGGAAGACTGGTGGGAAACCGATGTTTCGGCCTTTTATACAGGCGGAAATGCTTCATTTACTTTGGAATGTCTTGAGAACACAGAATTACTTTGTCTATCGCTGGAAAATTTTGAAAGGTTGTGCAATAGGCTTCAAAAGATGGAACGCTTTTTCCTTCGTAAATCAATTGCCGGCCATATCGGTTCACAGCAACGGATCTTATCATTTTTAACCTCGGGAGCAAAGGAAAGATATGAGCAGCTGATCAAAAGAAATCCCGCTTTACTGCAACGGATTCCAAAATTGTTGCTTGCTTCTTACCTAGGCGTATCCAGAGAGACATTAAGCCGTCTGTTTTCTTGA
- a CDS encoding DUF5694 domain-containing protein has product MKYFFYLFFLISINAKAQDIEVLLIGVSHDYSKYPVQDFSSIHHKIRKFEPDAFFGEFLSKEDERLLMDYWCKQPNIDRLKKLRSNRTIKEVLLQHTIDSLKRRSTLQPHDYHVKADLAHAYYLDQDVANGHYQFWQVYNFLCHHPNSELETYIEKLLSPGVDTTGRSMKRLKTSEYAYIAFPMMQELGIEELMSMDCQDYDLNWQASWGAFDAKFALFSKNIVDSSKNHLKTALIAIDKGFEKYAHIEKSSNMITEWLNTDEAAEISASGDFYLPVMYNMNEFPKEDMLSKIHWWIMRNEGMCDNVVNRAKMAGAKRVVVLAGANHRKYMEDIFKTMPAVKVRNINEVN; this is encoded by the coding sequence ATGAAGTATTTCTTTTATTTATTTTTCTTAATATCGATCAATGCCAAAGCACAGGATATTGAGGTCTTATTAATAGGAGTTTCCCATGATTACAGTAAATATCCTGTCCAGGATTTTTCTAGCATCCATCATAAAATTAGAAAATTTGAACCTGACGCCTTTTTTGGTGAGTTTTTGAGTAAAGAGGACGAGCGGTTGCTGATGGATTATTGGTGCAAACAGCCAAATATCGATCGGCTAAAAAAACTAAGAAGCAATCGAACTATAAAAGAGGTATTATTGCAGCATACCATTGACAGCTTGAAGAGACGATCTACGCTGCAACCCCATGATTATCATGTAAAAGCTGATTTAGCGCATGCCTATTATCTTGATCAAGATGTGGCAAATGGGCATTACCAATTTTGGCAGGTGTATAATTTTCTGTGTCATCATCCTAATAGCGAACTTGAAACCTATATCGAAAAACTGCTTAGCCCTGGTGTAGATACCACAGGCCGTAGTATGAAAAGGCTAAAAACTTCTGAGTATGCTTATATCGCCTTCCCGATGATGCAGGAGTTGGGCATCGAGGAACTGATGTCTATGGATTGCCAGGACTATGATCTGAATTGGCAAGCATCTTGGGGAGCATTTGACGCAAAGTTTGCCTTGTTCAGTAAAAATATAGTTGATTCTTCAAAAAATCATTTAAAAACAGCTTTGATAGCTATTGACAAAGGCTTTGAGAAATATGCTCATATCGAAAAGTCTTCCAATATGATAACGGAATGGTTGAACACGGATGAGGCCGCCGAAATTTCCGCCTCGGGAGATTTTTACTTGCCTGTTATGTATAATATGAATGAGTTTCCCAAAGAAGATATGCTGTCAAAAATACATTGGTGGATTATGAGAAATGAGGGAATGTGCGATAACGTTGTCAACAGGGCTAAGATGGCAGGCGCCAAAAGAGTTGTAGTCCTAGCTGGGGCCAACCATAGAAAGTACATGGAGGATATTTTCAAGACGATGCCTGCTGTCAAAGTGAGAAACATCAATGAAGTTAACTAG
- a CDS encoding nuclear transport factor 2 family protein: MKNIRILQIANEFIAKGDYESFLAYCTADTKWVFVGDRTLQGKEEVRAYMKEFYQEPPVFNVEKSIEEGDSVMVTGEIRLRNKAGKYEHFDYCDIWRFEDGKMAELKAFVIEKHGSPLPSSE; this comes from the coding sequence ATGAAAAATATAAGAATATTACAGATAGCCAACGAATTTATTGCAAAAGGAGATTATGAAAGCTTCTTAGCTTATTGTACTGCAGACACGAAATGGGTCTTTGTAGGGGACCGTACCCTCCAAGGAAAAGAAGAAGTCCGAGCTTATATGAAAGAGTTCTATCAGGAACCACCAGTTTTTAATGTCGAAAAATCTATTGAGGAAGGCGATTCTGTTATGGTGACCGGAGAAATCCGGTTGAGAAATAAGGCCGGAAAATATGAGCATTTCGATTATTGCGACATTTGGCGATTTGAAGATGGAAAAATGGCAGAGCTTAAAGCATTTGTCATTGAAAAACACGGATCGCCGCTACCGTCATCCGAATAG
- a CDS encoding helix-turn-helix domain-containing protein — MYKSENKQMKTPEKVSSISTLHQFLGLKRRANPLISVFNFDDIKLESETILGTITTDFYVIALKKDCAGGKCRYGQQYYDFNEGIMYFIAPNQVLQFDDILLNGVRGFVLVVHPDFLHGYGLASGIKEYGYFSYTANEALHLSEKEEKTIFDIINNLGSEIEGNMDTFSQDLLVSNLDLLLKYCDRYYNRQFLTRKKVNSDLLSKLELLLDDYFKNDKLTLNGIPSVHFIADQLHLSANYLSDMLRVQTGQTTQQHIQNRLIEKAKELLSTTSMSVSEIAYQLGFEHPQSFHRLFKSRTSFSPLEFRSSLN, encoded by the coding sequence ATGTACAAATCTGAAAATAAGCAAATGAAAACTCCAGAGAAAGTATCCTCTATAAGTACGCTTCACCAGTTTTTGGGATTAAAAAGACGTGCAAATCCATTGATCAGTGTATTTAATTTTGATGATATTAAACTGGAATCGGAGACTATTCTTGGAACCATTACTACTGATTTTTATGTTATTGCTTTAAAAAAAGACTGTGCCGGTGGAAAATGCAGGTATGGCCAGCAATATTATGATTTTAATGAGGGCATTATGTACTTTATTGCCCCAAATCAGGTTCTTCAGTTTGATGATATACTTCTTAATGGAGTGAGGGGCTTTGTTCTGGTGGTACATCCGGATTTTCTGCATGGGTATGGATTGGCATCCGGAATTAAAGAATATGGTTATTTTTCCTATACCGCGAATGAAGCATTGCACCTTTCTGAAAAGGAAGAGAAGACAATTTTTGATATAATCAATAACCTAGGGAGTGAAATTGAAGGAAACATGGACACGTTCTCACAGGACCTGCTGGTTTCCAATCTTGATCTGCTGTTAAAATATTGTGACCGGTATTATAACCGCCAGTTTTTGACCAGAAAGAAAGTTAATAGTGATCTTCTTTCAAAGCTGGAGCTATTATTGGATGATTATTTCAAAAATGATAAATTAACCCTTAACGGTATACCTTCGGTTCATTTCATAGCCGATCAGCTGCACCTGAGTGCGAATTATCTGAGTGATATGTTGAGAGTGCAGACAGGGCAAACCACACAACAGCATATCCAAAACCGATTGATCGAAAAAGCAAAAGAATTACTTTCTACGACCTCAATGTCGGTCTCTGAAATTGCGTATCAGCTTGGTTTTGAGCATCCGCAGTCCTTTCATCGCCTTTTTAAAAGCCGAACATCGTTTTCTCCATTGGAATTCAGATCATCATTAAATTAA
- a CDS encoding RidA family protein: MEKKIINPWNWQEARNYVQAVEIKHANSTLYVSGQCAISDDGVSSTADMRTQIFHTIENLEKVIQSSGYEARHLVRLNIYTTDSTALFENFDVIQDWITKNKVKQTSTVLEVKTLFETLKVELEATLVK, from the coding sequence ATGGAAAAGAAAATAATCAATCCTTGGAACTGGCAGGAAGCCAGAAATTATGTGCAGGCTGTTGAAATTAAACATGCTAATTCAACCTTATATGTGTCGGGACAATGTGCTATTAGTGATGATGGCGTATCGAGCACTGCTGATATGAGAACGCAGATTTTTCATACTATTGAAAATCTTGAAAAAGTTATTCAATCAAGTGGATATGAAGCTCGACATCTCGTTCGCCTCAATATCTACACGACCGATTCTACAGCGCTATTTGAAAACTTTGATGTAATTCAGGATTGGATTACTAAAAATAAAGTGAAGCAAACAAGTACAGTTTTGGAAGTCAAGACATTGTTTGAAACTTTGAAGGTAGAACTGGAAGCAACACTGGTTAAATAA
- a CDS encoding helix-turn-helix domain-containing protein: MENELKYQAVKPDRPLADFVDSFWLLQNQSDCDKEVVVLPDGRVDLFFTQSATDPFHMTLLGIQTQPGRATIAPLRQTYAISFNPLAIQSVFQTSIANLVDRASLLPPNFWNFSADDLNDFDLFCAKATKKIQSLLPREVDNRKRTLFDLIYTSNGAITIKELAAQSFWSRQQINRYFDQQFGLTAKAYCNIIRFRASFQHIKEGKLFPQQNFADQSHFIKEVKKLAGVSPKELLKNQNERFIQFSTLRST, encoded by the coding sequence ATGGAAAATGAATTAAAATATCAGGCAGTAAAACCTGACAGGCCGTTAGCGGATTTTGTTGACAGCTTTTGGCTTTTACAAAACCAATCGGATTGCGATAAAGAGGTTGTTGTACTGCCAGACGGAAGAGTTGATCTATTTTTTACGCAATCTGCAACAGATCCTTTCCACATGACGCTTTTGGGCATCCAAACTCAGCCGGGGCGGGCGACCATTGCGCCTTTGCGACAGACTTACGCCATCAGTTTTAACCCGCTTGCAATCCAATCTGTTTTTCAGACCAGCATCGCCAACTTGGTGGACAGGGCAAGCCTCTTGCCTCCTAATTTTTGGAACTTTAGTGCCGACGACCTGAATGACTTTGATTTATTCTGTGCGAAAGCGACAAAAAAAATACAGTCACTTTTGCCACGTGAAGTTGACAACAGGAAACGAACACTGTTCGACCTCATTTATACATCAAACGGGGCGATTACAATCAAAGAACTTGCAGCACAATCGTTTTGGAGTCGGCAGCAGATCAACCGTTATTTTGATCAGCAGTTCGGACTTACAGCAAAAGCATATTGCAATATTATCCGCTTCCGTGCTTCCTTTCAGCACATCAAAGAAGGCAAATTGTTTCCACAACAAAACTTTGCCGATCAATCCCATTTTATTAAAGAAGTCAAGAAACTTGCAGGTGTTTCACCAAAAGAACTGTTGAAGAACCAAAATGAGCGTTTTATACAATTTTCAACGCTCAGATCCACCTAA
- a CDS encoding FAD-dependent oxidoreductase, whose translation MKLQDKKVAVVGGGPGGLTLAKLLQLKGANVTVYERDSNKEVRQQGATLDLHEESGLEALRRANLMKEFKASFRPEAGRLRVLDKQAIIKMDEHELPHKDQEDRPEIDRAPLRDILINALHEGTIVWDSQFVSMEEQDHGWLLHFKNGKSFYADLVVAADGANSKIRPYLTDIKPIYSGVTIVEGNVYEAEKNAPKLWEIAKGGKVFALGNGQSIILSAKGEGSLSFYTGCKVPENWVQESGIDFNNKQQVFDWFKVAFSSWSERWHELFASDEIWFMPRPQYHFPLDQTWPTLPNLTMLGDAAHRIPPYAGEGVNQAMQDAFELAENLTSDHFPDIQTAISQYEKQMQARAAVITKDTLENTEILHAEGGLDNLLAMFKERR comes from the coding sequence ATGAAATTACAAGACAAAAAAGTGGCAGTCGTTGGCGGTGGTCCAGGCGGACTCACATTAGCCAAACTCTTACAATTAAAGGGAGCAAATGTAACCGTATATGAACGTGATAGCAATAAAGAAGTTCGCCAGCAGGGAGCCACACTGGACCTGCACGAAGAAAGTGGTTTGGAAGCTCTTCGCAGGGCAAATTTGATGAAAGAATTTAAAGCTAGCTTTCGACCCGAGGCGGGACGTTTAAGGGTGTTGGACAAGCAGGCCATCATCAAAATGGATGAGCACGAGCTTCCACATAAGGATCAGGAAGATCGTCCTGAAATTGATCGTGCCCCTTTGCGTGATATTTTAATAAACGCATTGCATGAGGGTACCATTGTCTGGGACAGTCAGTTTGTTTCAATGGAAGAACAGGATCATGGCTGGCTTCTGCATTTCAAAAACGGAAAATCTTTTTACGCTGACCTTGTCGTCGCAGCGGATGGTGCAAATTCAAAAATCCGCCCTTATCTCACCGATATTAAGCCAATTTATTCTGGCGTCACGATTGTTGAGGGAAATGTCTACGAGGCTGAAAAAAACGCACCGAAACTTTGGGAAATCGCAAAAGGCGGAAAAGTCTTTGCGCTTGGAAACGGACAATCCATTATCTTAAGTGCAAAAGGAGAGGGCAGTTTATCGTTTTATACCGGTTGTAAAGTTCCTGAAAATTGGGTGCAGGAAAGCGGCATTGACTTTAACAACAAGCAACAGGTATTTGATTGGTTTAAAGTCGCGTTCTCCTCCTGGAGTGAACGATGGCATGAACTTTTTGCAAGTGATGAAATTTGGTTTATGCCACGACCGCAATATCACTTTCCATTGGACCAGACTTGGCCCACATTACCCAACTTGACCATGCTTGGCGATGCGGCTCATCGTATACCGCCCTATGCCGGTGAGGGTGTAAACCAGGCGATGCAGGACGCTTTTGAGCTGGCCGAAAATTTGACCAGCGATCATTTTCCGGATATTCAGACGGCAATTTCACAGTATGAAAAACAAATGCAGGCAAGGGCGGCAGTAATAACCAAAGATACGTTGGAAAACACAGAAATATTACACGCGGAAGGTGGCCTTGATAATTTGCTAGCAATGTTTAAAGAGCGGAGGTAA
- a CDS encoding alpha-ketoglutarate-dependent dioxygenase AlkB family protein: protein MDQLRLFQHEGYIFPEDLLDFEPDFLTQEEADQLFDFLLKEVPWQQTSKKMYDRTVSTPRLTAWYGDENATYQMAGKTIAVNEWLKPLKTLKERIEQRFYCTFNSVLLNLYRDNNDSVAWHRDRESELGNRPVIGSVSLGQARYFDFRKVDDHNKKYSLLLNHGALLLMKGNLQETWEHRIAKSTQKMSARINLTFRLINEQKDE, encoded by the coding sequence ATGGATCAGCTTCGCTTATTTCAACATGAAGGATATATTTTTCCGGAAGATCTCCTGGACTTTGAACCGGACTTTCTTACGCAGGAAGAAGCTGATCAGTTGTTTGATTTTCTGCTCAAGGAAGTACCTTGGCAGCAGACATCCAAGAAAATGTACGACCGAACGGTATCGACTCCTCGCTTGACAGCCTGGTATGGCGACGAAAATGCGACTTATCAAATGGCGGGCAAAACGATCGCTGTGAACGAATGGCTTAAACCTCTAAAAACATTGAAGGAGCGGATTGAACAGCGGTTTTATTGTACATTCAATTCCGTTTTGCTCAATCTATATCGCGATAACAACGATTCAGTCGCCTGGCACCGCGATCGCGAGAGCGAATTGGGCAATAGACCCGTGATCGGGTCGGTGAGTCTGGGACAAGCACGCTATTTTGATTTCAGGAAAGTGGACGATCATAATAAGAAGTATTCATTGCTACTGAACCATGGTGCTTTGCTGTTGATGAAAGGCAATTTGCAGGAGACATGGGAACATCGAATCGCAAAATCTACGCAAAAGATGAGCGCAAGGATCAACTTGACATTTCGTCTGATCAACGAACAAAAGGATGAATAA
- a CDS encoding FAD-binding oxidoreductase, with protein sequence MPSAPKWLFDTLEFLTPKLPSTEVVETASLSKSVKKICFKGDLKNVQFTVGSFIDFRINDTEARRYTVSHADTEKGLFDFVVYLNGKGCGSRLMADLKVGDQIVMYKPRALSRYYNKTTQRFVIFGDETSLALACSFLPMLKKNKHQFMFIFELEEENKDVPKLLGLENCLIFPKNFLSNKQEWVGKLPVIDTPDWQEAKFVLTGNAKSAQLFRKIIRENTNGTVYLHGYWMAGKKGL encoded by the coding sequence ATGCCAAGTGCACCAAAGTGGTTATTTGATACCTTAGAATTCTTAACGCCCAAGCTGCCTTCGACGGAAGTTGTCGAAACAGCCTCTTTGTCAAAATCTGTGAAGAAGATTTGTTTTAAAGGGGATTTAAAAAATGTACAATTTACGGTCGGTTCGTTCATAGACTTCAGGATTAACGATACAGAGGCTCGAAGATATACCGTTTCGCATGCAGATACTGAAAAGGGCTTGTTTGATTTCGTCGTTTATTTGAATGGTAAAGGTTGTGGAAGTCGTCTTATGGCGGATTTGAAAGTGGGCGATCAAATTGTGATGTATAAGCCAAGAGCGTTAAGTAGGTACTATAATAAAACCACGCAAAGGTTTGTCATTTTTGGCGATGAAACTTCGTTAGCACTTGCTTGTTCGTTTCTTCCGATGTTGAAGAAGAACAAGCATCAGTTTATGTTTATTTTTGAATTAGAGGAAGAGAACAAAGATGTTCCAAAATTATTGGGTTTGGAAAACTGCCTGATATTTCCCAAAAACTTTTTGTCCAACAAGCAGGAGTGGGTAGGCAAACTGCCGGTGATCGATACTCCAGATTGGCAAGAAGCTAAGTTCGTGTTGACAGGTAATGCAAAATCGGCTCAACTCTTCAGAAAAATCATTAGAGAAAACACCAATGGTACCGTTTATTTACACGGCTACTGGATGGCAGGTAAAAAGGGATTATAA
- a CDS encoding NAD-dependent epimerase/dehydratase family protein, with protein sequence MQTILGANGQIGEELARELNRNFTSSIRIVSRNAKKVNDTDEVFSADLSIREKAIEAVKGSEIAYFTLGLPISSDRWEKQFPLILRNVIDACKINHTKLVFFDNTYMYPQDDRVLTEETVFGPVGRKGTVRRKMAEMLLKEMESGVLEAVICRAPEFYGPGKTQSITNTLIFNNIKEHKKLKVPLSVNKKRSLIWTPDASRATALIGNTPDAFGQTWHLPVDGNHPTYKEFIRMASEIYNRDLHYAVIPKLMFKIGSFFNKSVKELLELLPRYEYDNIFDDSKFRKRFPDFQVTSYTQGIKIIKDEQLSGDKINK encoded by the coding sequence ATGCAAACGATATTAGGGGCTAACGGTCAGATTGGCGAAGAGCTCGCAAGAGAACTCAACAGAAATTTTACTTCATCTATACGGATTGTCAGCAGGAATGCGAAAAAAGTAAACGACACAGACGAGGTTTTTTCTGCGGATCTGTCGATCCGTGAGAAAGCAATCGAGGCAGTAAAAGGAAGTGAAATAGCTTATTTTACATTAGGCCTTCCGATCAGTTCAGATCGCTGGGAAAAACAGTTCCCGCTTATCCTTCGCAATGTGATTGATGCCTGTAAGATTAACCATACAAAACTGGTATTCTTTGACAATACGTATATGTATCCCCAGGATGACCGGGTATTGACAGAAGAAACTGTTTTTGGACCTGTGGGAAGGAAAGGAACAGTCCGAAGAAAAATGGCCGAAATGCTGTTGAAGGAAATGGAGTCAGGGGTACTTGAGGCTGTGATCTGTCGTGCACCTGAATTTTACGGCCCCGGCAAAACACAGAGTATTACCAATACCTTGATTTTTAACAATATCAAGGAACATAAAAAGTTGAAAGTACCTTTGAGTGTAAATAAGAAAAGAAGCCTGATCTGGACTCCGGATGCGAGCCGAGCCACTGCTTTGATTGGCAATACTCCTGACGCATTCGGTCAGACATGGCATCTTCCGGTAGATGGAAACCATCCTACCTACAAAGAGTTTATTCGAATGGCCTCAGAGATTTATAACAGAGACCTCCACTATGCTGTCATTCCTAAATTGATGTTTAAAATAGGTTCATTTTTCAACAAAAGTGTAAAGGAGTTACTGGAGCTTCTCCCCAGGTATGAGTACGACAATATATTTGATGACTCAAAATTCAGAAAGAGATTTCCAGATTTTCAGGTCACCTCATATACGCAGGGAATCAAAATCATTAAGGATGAACAGCTTTCAGGGGACAAAATAAATAAGTAA
- a CDS encoding type 1 glutamine amidotransferase domain-containing protein, which produces MKILIIVTNIGMYANGHLKTGLWLSELTHIYHTAKEKGYDITIGSPQGGNVPVDPESLKHFTLDKISEHYWNEDDFRLSLANSEKLAELAQQEYDLIYLAGGHGTMYDFPDDTTIQSMVRNQYEKGRKVAAICHGVGGLLNVKLSNGGYLIKGKSMTGFDWFEESIARRRREVPFNLEAAIKERDADLKKAFIPMTSHVVVDGNLITGQNPFSSKEMAKVVINELEK; this is translated from the coding sequence ATGAAAATCTTAATTATAGTAACCAATATCGGTATGTATGCAAATGGTCATCTGAAAACCGGTTTGTGGCTTAGTGAGCTCACGCACATCTACCATACGGCTAAAGAGAAGGGTTATGATATTACCATTGGAAGTCCTCAAGGTGGTAACGTTCCGGTAGATCCCGAGAGTCTAAAACACTTTACACTGGATAAAATTTCTGAACACTATTGGAATGAAGATGATTTTCGTTTATCTCTTGCAAATAGCGAAAAACTAGCAGAGCTGGCACAACAAGAATATGATCTGATCTATTTAGCTGGGGGACATGGTACAATGTACGATTTTCCAGATGACACTACGATACAATCAATGGTTAGGAATCAGTATGAAAAAGGAAGGAAAGTCGCGGCGATCTGTCATGGAGTGGGGGGATTATTAAATGTTAAGCTTAGCAACGGTGGGTACCTGATTAAAGGAAAATCAATGACCGGATTTGACTGGTTTGAGGAATCGATTGCCAGACGAAGACGGGAGGTACCCTTCAATCTTGAAGCGGCCATCAAAGAGCGGGATGCAGATCTCAAAAAAGCTTTTATTCCAATGACATCTCATGTTGTTGTAGATGGTAATCTGATTACAGGTCAAAATCCATTCAGTTCGAAGGAAATGGCCAAGGTGGTAATTAACGAGCTTGAAAAATAA
- a CDS encoding immunity protein YezG family protein — MKTIDDIYSTIASNINSVINEEWIAAALDIEAIGEMVSFTGSYVNKNDQKQQLDVDQFDFGLTFDILELQKITTEDDRNKWNRAIFSLQSDGEFDIQFIWDQELHDEVIRLSKG; from the coding sequence ATGAAAACAATTGATGATATTTATAGTACTATTGCCAGCAATATTAATTCTGTAATCAACGAAGAGTGGATTGCGGCAGCGTTAGACATAGAGGCTATTGGAGAAATGGTCAGTTTTACGGGAAGTTATGTCAATAAAAATGATCAAAAACAGCAACTTGACGTTGATCAGTTCGATTTCGGCTTAACATTTGATATTCTTGAACTTCAGAAAATAACAACGGAAGATGATAGAAACAAGTGGAATAGAGCTATTTTTTCCTTACAGTCAGACGGTGAGTTTGACATACAGTTTATCTGGGATCAGGAGCTCCATGATGAAGTAATAAGATTATCAAAAGGATAA
- a CDS encoding helix-turn-helix domain-containing protein — MVSKKSNHSVKRFNTLADVMQASGFPPPQHPLIVLLNGVDKPLEGHAPPKSHVLNYYKIAFKPDAGGELIYGHTKFDFKEGGLFFVAPQQILSAIETDRQKETGEQSILRPQITLLIDPDFLLHYPLAQKIHQYHFFSYATNEALHLSNKERETILSLFRNIEEELENRIDEMSHNVIIAQIELLLNYAQRFYNRQFLTRKQNYPSIAERIDQLLEDYFNSDKVLSGGVPTVNYLADQLHMSASYLSDLLRNLTGQNTQQIIHDKMIYRAKNKLSTTALRVSEIAFELGFEQPQSFSRLFKLKTKQSPQQYRAQFN; from the coding sequence ATGGTTTCCAAAAAATCGAATCATTCCGTAAAAAGATTTAATACGCTGGCCGATGTCATGCAGGCATCAGGTTTTCCGCCGCCGCAGCATCCCTTAATTGTTTTGTTAAATGGGGTAGACAAGCCACTTGAAGGTCATGCTCCTCCTAAATCACATGTGTTGAACTATTATAAAATAGCCTTTAAACCAGATGCCGGAGGGGAACTAATCTATGGCCATACCAAATTTGATTTTAAAGAGGGCGGTTTGTTTTTTGTTGCTCCCCAGCAGATTCTCTCTGCTATAGAAACGGATAGGCAGAAGGAAACTGGAGAACAAAGCATACTTCGCCCACAGATCACGCTGCTTATAGATCCTGATTTTTTATTGCACTATCCGTTAGCCCAAAAGATCCATCAGTATCACTTTTTCTCCTACGCTACCAATGAAGCATTGCACCTTTCGAACAAAGAAAGAGAAACCATTCTATCACTTTTCAGAAATATAGAAGAAGAGCTTGAGAACCGTATAGACGAGATGAGCCACAATGTGATCATCGCCCAGATTGAACTGTTGCTAAACTATGCCCAACGATTTTATAACAGGCAGTTTCTGACCCGAAAACAAAACTATCCAAGTATTGCCGAGCGTATTGATCAATTGCTAGAGGATTATTTCAATAGCGATAAGGTCCTGAGTGGAGGAGTTCCTACTGTGAATTATTTGGCTGATCAGCTGCATATGTCAGCGAGTTATTTAAGCGATCTGTTGCGAAACCTTACCGGTCAAAACACCCAGCAAATCATTCATGATAAAATGATTTATCGGGCAAAGAATAAGTTATCTACAACAGCTCTCCGCGTTTCTGAAATTGCATTTGAATTAGGTTTTGAACAACCGCAATCCTTTAGCAGATTGTTTAAATTAAAAACCAAACAAAGTCCACAACAATATAGAGCTCAATTCAATTAA